In a single window of the Methylococcus sp. Mc7 genome:
- a CDS encoding GyrI-like domain-containing protein, which produces MEKIDFKKRLAPLYQASADGPVQLDVPALNFLMADGEGDPNTSPSYAEAVGALFGVAYAVKFMIKKGPLAIDYAVMPLEGLWWADDLSVFATKDKARWKWTMMILQPPFVGRETVDDAIAEVAKKKKPPAISRLRLETLTEGRCAQILHVGPFSAEGPTIEKLHGFIDANGEKAGKHHEIYLSDIRRAEPAKWRTIIRQPMR; this is translated from the coding sequence ATGGAGAAAATCGATTTCAAGAAACGGCTTGCGCCGTTGTATCAGGCCTCGGCCGACGGGCCCGTCCAACTCGATGTGCCCGCACTGAATTTCCTCATGGCGGATGGGGAAGGGGACCCGAATACCTCACCGAGCTACGCCGAGGCGGTGGGAGCCTTGTTCGGGGTGGCCTATGCGGTGAAGTTCATGATCAAGAAAGGGCCGCTGGCGATCGATTACGCCGTCATGCCGCTGGAAGGACTGTGGTGGGCCGATGATCTGTCGGTGTTCGCAACGAAGGACAAGGCCCGTTGGAAATGGACGATGATGATCCTGCAGCCGCCGTTCGTCGGCCGGGAAACCGTAGACGACGCGATTGCGGAGGTGGCGAAGAAAAAGAAGCCGCCTGCGATATCAAGGTTGCGCCTGGAAACCCTGACGGAAGGCCGCTGCGCACAAATCCTGCACGTCGGCCCATTCTCGGCGGAAGGGCCGACGATAGAAAAACTGCACGGCTTCATCGACGCCAACGGCGAAAAGGCCGGGAAACACCACGAAATCTATCTGAGCGATATCCGAAGGGCGGAGCCGGCGAAGTGGAGAACCATCATCAGGCAACCGATGCGGTGA